From the Erythrolamprus reginae isolate rEryReg1 chromosome Z, rEryReg1.hap1, whole genome shotgun sequence genome, one window contains:
- the LOC139153285 gene encoding olfactory receptor 14A16-like yields MENQTSVSYFLLLEFSKNKHLRFLHFFFFFVLYLTTITTNLLIISAITFDHRLHRPMYFFLMNLALQDLGIVSIIVPKSMINYITDNRCISYFGCVAQIFLFTSFLSSDFYLLTAMAYDRFFAICHPLHYEMVMNWKYCIEIIILVWVTGLFWGILNATSTFSILFCSNVVNQFFCELPHLLKLSCSGINLLEVGILVAGIITAVGCFTFIVVSYAVIFKTVLRIPSKNGRQKALSTCIPHLTVVSMLISSGSIATLRPTSNTPSYLDFGLTVLYTLLPPMFNPIIYSMKNTNIKSALSQFWRF; encoded by the coding sequence ATGGAGAACCAAACCTCAGTGTCTTACTTTCTGCTTCTGGAATTCTCTAAAAATAAGCATCTGAggtttttgcatttctttttcttctttgtgttATATTTGACTACTATAACAACAAATCTTCTCATCATCTCTGCAATTACTTTTGATCATCGATTGCATAGACCAATGTATTTCTTTCTCATGAATTTAGCTCTACAAGACTTGGGTATTGTTTCAATCATTGTGCCCAAATCCATGATCAATTATATCACAGACAACAGATGCATCTCCTACTTTGGTTGTGTTGCTCAAATCTTTCTCTttacttcttttctctcttctgatTTCTATCTTCTCACAGCCATGGCATATGATCGCTTTTTCGCCATTTGCCATCCACTCCACTATGAGATGGTGATGAATTGGAAAtactgtattgaaataataattctaGTGTGGGTTACAGGTCTCTTCTGGGGAATATTGAATGCCACCAGCACCTTTTCCATCCTTTTTTGTTCTAATGTTGTCAACCAATTCTTTTGTGAACTGCCACATTTGCTAAAACTATCCTGTTCTGGCATAAATCTACTTGAGGTTGGAATTCTTGTGGCCGGTATCATTACTGCAGTAGGTTGTTTTACTTTTATAGTTGTATCTTATGCAGTGATCTTCAAGACAGTGTTAAGAATCCCTTCTAAAAATGGCAGACAAAAAGCTTTATCCACTTGCATTCCCCATCTTACAGTAGTGTCTATGTTAATATCAAGTGGAAGCATTGCCACTCTGAGACCTACTTCTAATACTCCATCTTATTTAGATTTTGGGTTGACTGTTCTGTATACCCTCCTTCCACCAATGTTCAATCCAATCATCTATAGCAtgaaaaatacaaatattaaaagTGCCCTTTCCCAATTTTGGAGGTTTTAA
- the LOC139153013 gene encoding olfactory receptor 14A16-like, whose amino-acid sequence MENQTTVPHFLLLEFSKNRHLQLLHFFFFFVLYLATVTTNLLIISAIALDHRLHSPMYLFLMNLALQDLGIVSVIVPKSMINSLMDTRHISYFGCVTQYFFFLCFEGSDLSLLTVMAYDRYVAICHPLHYEMVMNWKYCTEIIILVWVTGLFWGMLNATSTFSIPFCSNVVNQFFCELPHLLKLSCSGINLTEVGILVAGVITAVGCFTFIVVSYAVIFKTVLRIPSKNGRQKALSTCIPHLTVVSMLISSGCIANLRPTSNTPSYLDFGLTVLYALLPSLFNPIIYSMRNKNIKSVLSKLW is encoded by the coding sequence ATGGAGAACCAAACGACAGTGCCTCACTTTCTGCTTCTGGAATTCTCAAAAAATCGGCATCTGCagcttttgcatttctttttcttctttgtgttATATCTGGCAACTGTAACAACAAACCTTCTAATAATCTCTGCAATTGCTTTAGACCATCGACTACACAGCCCCATGTATTTATTTCTCATGAATTTAGCTCTGCAGGACTTGGGCATTGTTTCAGTCATTGTGCCCAAATCCATGATAAATTCTCTCATGGACACTAGACACATCTCTTACTTTGGTTGTGTTACtcaatactttttctttctctgctttGAAGGTTCTGATTTATCCCTCCTGACAGTTATGGCATATGATCGGTATGTTGCCATTTGCCATCCATTGCACTATGAAATGGTGATGAATTGGAAAtactgtactgaaataataattttGGTGTGGGTTACAGGTCTCTTCTGGGGAATGTTGAATGCCACCAGcaccttttccatcccttttTGTTCTAATGTTGTCAACCAATTCTTTTGTGAACTGCCACATTTGCTAAAACTATCCTGTTCTGGCATAAATCTAACTGAGGTTGGAATTCTTGTGGCCGGTGTCATTACTGCAGTAGGTTGTTTTACTTTTATAGTTGTATCTTATGCAGTGATCTTCAAGACAGTGTTAAGAATCCCTTCTAAAAATGGCAGGCAAAAAGCTTTATCCACTTGCATTCCCCATCTTACAGTAGTGTCTATGTTAATATCAAGTGGATGCATTGCCAATCTGAGACCTACTTCTAATACTCCATCTTATTTAGATTTTGGATTGACTGTTCTGTAtgccctccttccatccctgttCAATCCAATCATCTATAGCATGAGAAATAAGAATATAAAATCTGTCCTTTCTAAACTGTGGTGA
- the LOC139153251 gene encoding olfactory receptor 14A16-like, which yields MNNETTMSYFLLLELSKNQHPQLLYFFFFVLYLATLTTNLLIIFAVALDHRLHSPMYFFLMNLALQDLGIVSVIVPKFMLNCLLDTRQISYFGCAAQVFLLLTFEASDVSLLTVMAYDRYVAICNPLHYEMVMNWKACTEIIILVWTAGLLCGILHTIGTFSILFCSNVVNQFFCEIPQLIKLSCSGFNLVEVGIVVANIIAALGCFSFIFISYAVIFKAVLRIPSKQGRQKALSTCIPHFIVVSVLVLSVCFAYLRPPSNNSFNLDFGSTVVYSLLPPLFNPIIYSMRNKNIKHVLSQLWRF from the coding sequence ATGAATAATGAAACTACAATGTCTTATTTTCTGCTCCTGGAATTATCAAAAAATCAGCATCCACAGCttttatatttcttcttctttgtgttATATCTGGCAACTTTAACAACAAATCTTCTCATCATCTTTGCAGTTGCTTTAGACCATCGACTACACAGCCCCATGTACTTCTTTCTCATGAATTTGGCTCTGCAGGACCTGGGCATTGTTTCAGTCATTGTCCCCAAATTCATGTTAAATTGTCTCTTGGATACTAGACAGATCTCTTACTTTGGATGTGCTGCTCAAGTCTTTCTCCTTTTGACCTTCGAAGCCTCTGATGTCTCCCTCCTGACAGTCATGGCATATGATCGATATGTTGCCATTTGCAATCCACTGCACTATGAGATGGTGATGAATTGGAAAGCCTGCACTGAAATAATCATTCTGGTGTGGACTGCAGGTCTTCTCTGTGGAATCTTACATACAATTGGCactttttcaatattattttgttCTAATGTTGTCAACCAGTTCTTCTGTGAAATTCCACAATTGATAAAACTATCCTGTTCTGGCTTCAATCTAGTTGAGGTTGGGATTGTTGTGGCCAACATCATTGCTGCACTAGGTTgttttagtttcattttcatATCTTATGCAGTGATCTTCAAGGCAGTATTGAGAATCCCTTCTAAACAAGGAAGGCAGAAAGCGTTATCCACTTGCATTCCCCACTTTATAGTGGTGTCTGTATTAGTATTAAGTGTATGCTTTGCCTATCTAAGACCTCCCTCTAACAATTCATTTAACTTGGATTTTGGATCAACAGTTGTATATTCCCTTCTTCCACCTCTGTTCAATCCAATCATCTATAGCATGAGAAATAAGAATATCAAACATGTCCTCTCTCAATTGTGgagattctga